From a region of the Phaseolus vulgaris cultivar G19833 chromosome 6, P. vulgaris v2.0, whole genome shotgun sequence genome:
- the LOC137833556 gene encoding nuclear transcription factor Y subunit C-6-like translates to MDQKKGGEAEKEGRGKSKIESDPMTAPPPSPLALTIGPSVPSSQPQPLPRESLEQKLEKFWAEKREEVKEISDFKNHCLPLARIKRIMKADGDVKMVSAEAPVVFAKACEMFIMELTKRAWDNAEENKRKILSKSDIASAMSKSDMYDFLVDIVPREDTRPHPVFAGIPGTAIAPTYPIPPHQHAADPQSGDPTMLMGMPILDQNYPELQTLPSPTPMSPNPEQENNHAPESDD, encoded by the coding sequence ATGGATCAAAAGAAGGGTGGTGAAGCAGAAAAAGAAGGACGCGGCAAGAGCAAAATTGAATCTGACCCCATGACGGCTCCTCCTCCCAGTCCTCTGGCTCTGACTATTGGTCCTTCTGTCCCTTCATCTCAGCCACAGCCGCTGCCACGAGAATCATTGGAGCAGAAACTGGAGAAGTTCTGGGCAGAAAAACGGGAGGAAGTTAAGGAGATCTCTGATTTCAAGAATCACTGCTTGCCTTTGGCTAGGATTAAGAGGATAATGAAGGCTGATGGGGATGTGAAAATGGTGTCAGCTGAGGCTCCTGTGGTGTTTGCCAAGGCTTGTGAAATGTTCATTATGGAGCTCACAAAGAGGGCATGGGATAATGCTGAGGAGAACAAGAGGAAGATACTTAGTAAGAGTGACATTGCATCTGCAATGTCAAAGTCTGATATGTATGATTTTCTTGTTGATATTGTCCCCAGGGAAGACACAAGGCCTCATCCAGTGTTTGCAGGCATACCAGGAACAGCCATTGCTCCAACCTATCCTATACCACCTCATCAACATGCTGCAGACCCACAATCTGGTGATCCAACAATGCTCATGGGAATGCCCATTCTTGATCAAAATTATCCTGAGCTGCAAACCCTTCCTTCTCCAACTCCAATGTCGCCCAACCCCGAACAAGAAAACAACCATGCTCCTGAGTCAGATGACTGA
- the LOC137833557 gene encoding nuclear transcription factor Y subunit C-2-like produces MDQNQHGEAGGKGPAPAEEEAPNTNPPTQTVGVTGGNRYDRQCMQQQQQEKMQQRVNSFWARQLKEIEESTDLKSHSLPLARIRKIMKFDEDVKMVSTEATMLLAKACELFIMELTMRAWANVEDDKRRIIQKTDISSAISMSDVFDFLVDTVPRDDTVTVGPQLLAGIAPTPNQNAPYPYMSIPDQHVAGPPPPYAAPTNAPEDAANPSCSNSDPTPNEQDTSSSDDH; encoded by the coding sequence ATGGATCAAAACCAGCATGGTGAAGCAGGAGGAAAGGGTCCAGCTCCagcagaagaagaagcaccCAACACCAATCCTCCAACTCAGACCGTTGGTGTTACTGGAGGGAATCGTTATGATCGGCAATGCatgcagcagcagcagcaagaAAAAATGCAGCAAAGGGTAAACAGCTTCTGGGCAAGACAGTTGAAGGAAATTGAGGAGAGCACTGATTTGAAGAGTCACAGCTTGCCTCTGGCGAGGATTAGGAAGATCATGAAGTTTGATGAGGATGTGAAGATGGTGTCAACTGAGGCTACTATGCTGTTAGCCAAGGCCTGTGAACTGTTCATTATGGAGCTTACAATGAGGGCTTGGGCGAACGTTGAGGATGATAAAAGGAGGATAATTCAGAAGACTGATATTTCATCTGCAATCTCAATGAGTGATGTGTTTGATTTTCTTGTTGACACTGTTCCCAGGGATGACACAGTCACAGTGGGACCTCAACTGCTTGCAGGCATTGCTCCAACACCAAATCAGAATGCTCCTTACCCTTATATGTCAATTCCTGATCAGCATGTTGCAGGCCCACCACCACCATATGCTGCTCCAACAAATGCTCCTGAAGATGCTGCAAATCCATCCTGTTCCAACTCCGATCCAACCCCAAATGAACAAGACACTTCCAGTTCGGATGATCATTGA